The following proteins are encoded in a genomic region of Corylus avellana chromosome ca4, CavTom2PMs-1.0:
- the LOC132178351 gene encoding UPF0481 protein At3g47200-like translates to MRPVDGVDLISIRIDEKLAGLTPNDSEYSCIFRVHNQLRKTNEKAYEPQLLAIGPYHRGKDDLRLMEDHKLRYLQLILQRGNESSVERYIKAMRELEGRAREFYSEPISLTTDDFIEMLLLDGCFIIELFRKLAVTDLREEFDPIFQVGWIFCTLKRDLLLLENQLPFFILTKLFEMTKVPNLHKEIIDLALHFFTSLPSLEYSYESGDVSIRNNKHLLGLIHKFIRPIGNVVLDQKDQKSTRGATELEEAGVKFKKVEGVNLFDIKFNNGVLEIPLLQIEDRSESLFRNLIAYEQYSRNYHLQYVTDYVSFMGYLIHSPKDVELLRRRGIIVNWLGDDEAVSTMFNKIGDCVVVYDLCYAEILSNLDKHCRRRQNVWMAKLRHNYFNSPWAWISFLAAAVLLLVALTQTIFSILSYFGSQKVTST, encoded by the coding sequence ATGAGGCCTGTTGATGGAGTTGATCTTATCTCTATTCGTATTGATGAAAAGCTTGCTGGGTTGACTCCAAATGATTCGGAATACTCTTGTATATTCAGAGTGCATAACCAATTACGCAAGACAAATGAGAAGGCATACGAGCCTCAGTTACTTGCCATTGGTCCTTACCACCGTGGCAAGGATGACTTGAGGCTTATGGAAGACCACAAATTGCGCTATTTACAACTAATTCTTCAAAGGGGAAATGAAAGCAGCGTGGAAAGATACATCAAGGCCATGAGAGAATTGGAAGGAAGAGCTCGTGAATTCTATTCAGAACCCATTAGCCTAACCACAGATGATTTCATAGAAATGTTGCTTCTTGATGGGTGTTTCATCATTGAGCTGTTTCGCAAGTTAGCAGTGACGGATCTAAGAGAAGAATTTGACCCAATCTTTCAAGTGGGTTGGATCTTCTGTACCTTAAAGCGTGATCTATTGTTACTGGAAAACCAACTTCCATTCTTCATTCTCACTAAGTTGTTTGAGATGACTAAGGTTCCGAACCTGCACAAGGAGATTATTGATCTAGCCCTGCATTTTTTCACTTCATTACCATCTCTAGAGTATTCCTATGAATCAGGGGATGTTTCAATCCGAAACAATAAGCATCTACTTGGTCTGATACATAAATTTATCCGTCCAATTGGAAATGTTGTACTTGATCAAAAAGATCAGAAGTCAACACGGGGTGCCACAGAGCTTGAAGAGGCTGGAGTCAAATTCAAGAAGGTAGAGGGAGTCAACTTATTTGACATAAAGTTCAACAATGGGGTACTGGAAATTCCACTTTTGCAAATAGAAGATCGATCAGAATCTTTGTTCCGAAATCTGATTGCATATGAGCAATACAGTCGAAATTATCATCTCCAATACGTCACAGACTATGTGAGCTTCATGGGCTATCTCATCCACTCTCCAAAGGATGTTGAATTGCTTCGTCGACGTGGAATTATAGTAAATTGGTTGGGTGATGATGAAGCTGTCTCCACCATGTTTAACAAGATTGGTGACTGTGTCGTGGTATACGATTTGTGTTATGCTGAAATTTTAAGCAATTTAGACAAGCATTGCAGAAGACGTCAAAATGTGTGGATGGCAAAATTGAGGCACAACTATTTCAATAGTCCTTGGGCTTGGATTTCATTTCTTGCAGCTGCCGTTTTGCTCCTAGTTGCATTAACACAGACCATATTTTCCATTCTTTCCTATTTTGGTTCCCAGAAAGTAACAAGtacctaa
- the LOC132179236 gene encoding UPF0481 protein At3g47200-like — MRAVDGADLVSIRIDEKLVGFTPNTSEYSCIFRVHTQLRNVNEKAYEPELLAIGPYHRGKVDLRQMEEHKLRYLQLLLQRRNESSVERYIKAMRELEGRARRFYAETISLTTDEFVEMLLLDGCFIIELFRKFKKTDPIHDECDPIFRLDWMFYSLTRDLMLFENQIPSFVLTKLFEMTEVPNEQDHLINLAMFYLEGSLFSFGGRISKSSYELRNSRHLLALLHKSVTPPYVEISTGKNVVEWNSIPSATELQEAGVKFKKLETGGFLEIKFNINGVMEIPPLKIGDVTESMFRNLVAYEQYSPSNNPKYFTEYMNFMDYLINSPKDVELLRRRGIIENWLGDDEAVSTMFNKLNHCVVVSNFRYAQIFRDVNKYCRRRQNVWIAKLRHNYFNSPWALISFLAAAFLLILALTQSIFTVLAYFVPRK; from the coding sequence ATGAGGGCTGTTGATGGAGCTGATCTTGTCTCCATTCGTATTGATGAAAAGCTTGTTGGGTTTACTCCAAATACTTCGGAGTACTCTTGTATATTTAGAGTGCATACCCAGTTACGCAACGTAAATGAGAAAGCATACGAACCTGAACTGCTTGCTATTGGTCCTTACCACCGTGGCAAGGTTGATTTGAGACAGATGGAAGAGCACAAATTGCGTTATTTACAACTACTTCTTCAAAGAAGAAACGAAAGCAGTGTGGAAAGATACATCAAGGCCATGAGAGAATTGGAAGGAAGAGCTCGTAGATTTTATGCAGAAACCATTAGCCTAACCACAGATGAGTTCGTAGAAATGTTACTTCTTGATGGGTGTTTCATCATTGAGTTGTTCCGCAAGTTCAAAAAGACGGATCCAATACATGATGAATGTGACCCAATCTTCCGATTGGATTGGATGTTCTATAGCTTAACACGTGATCTAATGTTATTTGAAAACCAAATTCCATCCTTTGTTCTCACTAAATTGTTCGAGATGACAGAGGTTCCTAACGAGCAGGACCACCTTATTAATCTAGCCATGTTTTACTTGGAAGGCTCATTATTTTCATTTGGAGGCCGTATCTCAAAATCAAGTTATGAATTGCGAAACAGTAGGCATCTACTTGCTTTGCTACATAAATCTGTCACTCCACCATATGTAGAAATTAGTACAGGTAAGAATGTCGTAGAGTGGAATTCAATACCTAGTGCCACAGAGCTTCAAGAGGCTGGAGTCAAATTCAAGAAGCTAGAGACAGGTGGCTTCTTAGAAATAAAGTTCAACATTAATGGGGTAATGGAAATTCCACCTTTGAAAATAGGAGATGTAACAGAATCGATGTTCCGAAATCTGGTTGCGTATGAGCAATACAGTCCAAGTAATAATCCCAAATACTTCACAGAATATATGAACTTCATGGATTATCTCATCAACTCTCCAAAGGATGTTGAATTACTTCGTCGACGAGGAATTATTGAAAATTGGCTGGGTGATGATGAAGCTGTCTCCACAATGTTTAACAAGCTTAATCACTGTGTCGTGGTATCCAACTTCCGTTATGCTCAAATTTTCAGAGATGTGAACAAGTATTGCAGAAGACGTCAGAATGTGTGGATAGCAAAATTGAGGCACAACTACTTCAACAGTCCTTGGGCATTGATTTCATTTCTTGCAGCTGCCTTTTTGCTCATACTTGCTTTAACACAGTCCATTTTTACCGTTCTTGCTTACTTTGTTCCCAGAAAGTAA